A window from Pseudomonas frederiksbergensis encodes these proteins:
- the hflD gene encoding high frequency lysogenization protein HflD yields MSPTQEQLTALGGVFLAAVLVDKIAKTGQTTEAGLTCMLGSLLIRDPKDTLEVYGGDDINLREGYRALIGALERDPSTLQREPLRYALAMLGLERQLAKRNDMLDEIGKRLPQIQSQVEHFGPAHENVIAACGALYQDTLSTLRQRIQVHGDMRNLQQPSNASKIRALLLAGIRSARLWRQLGGHRWQLVISRRKLLKELYPLMRNS; encoded by the coding sequence ATGAGCCCGACTCAGGAGCAACTGACGGCACTGGGCGGCGTGTTCCTCGCTGCGGTGCTGGTCGACAAGATCGCCAAGACCGGCCAGACCACCGAAGCCGGCCTGACCTGCATGCTCGGCAGCCTGCTGATTCGCGACCCCAAGGACACCCTGGAAGTCTATGGCGGCGACGACATCAATCTGCGTGAAGGTTACCGCGCATTGATTGGTGCGCTGGAACGCGACCCGAGCACCCTTCAGCGCGAACCGCTGCGCTATGCGCTGGCGATGCTCGGCCTGGAGCGTCAGCTGGCCAAGCGCAACGACATGCTGGACGAGATCGGCAAGCGTCTGCCGCAGATTCAATCCCAGGTCGAGCATTTCGGCCCGGCTCACGAAAACGTCATCGCAGCGTGCGGCGCCCTGTATCAGGACACCCTGAGCACCTTGCGCCAACGCATTCAGGTCCACGGCGACATGCGTAACCTGCAGCAACCGAGCAACGCTTCGAAAATCCGCGCCCTGTTGCTGGCCGGGATTCGATCGGCGCGCCTGTGGCGGCAGTTGGGCGGTCATCGCTGGCAGCTGGTGATCAGCCGTCGCAAGTTGCTGAAAGAGCTTTACCCGCTGATGCGCAACAGCTGA
- the purB gene encoding adenylosuccinate lyase, whose product MQLSSLTAVSPVDGRYAGKTQALRPIFSEYGLIRARVLVEVRWLQRLAAHPGISEVPAFSAEANAVLNTLAENFALEHAERVKEIERTTNHDVKAIEYLLKEQAAKLPELAKVSEFIHFACTSEDINNLSHALMLREGRDDVMLPLMRQTAEAIRELAIRFADVPMLSRTHGQPASPTTLGKELANVVYRLERQIAQVAAVPLLGKINGAVGNYNAHLSAYPEIDWEENARAFIEDELGLGFNPYTTQIEPHDYIAELFDAIARFNTILIDFDRDIWGYISLGYFKQRTIAGEIGSSTMPHKVNPIDFENSEGNLGIANALFQHLASKLPISRWQRDLTDSTVLRNLGVGFAHSVIAYEASLKGISKLELNAQKIAADLDACWEVLAEPIQTVMRRYNIENPYEKLKELTRGKGISPEALQTFIDGLDMPAAAKAELKLLTPANYIGNAVEQAKRI is encoded by the coding sequence ATGCAGCTTTCTTCGCTCACTGCGGTTTCCCCTGTTGACGGCCGCTACGCCGGCAAAACCCAGGCCCTGCGCCCAATTTTCAGCGAATACGGCCTGATCCGTGCTCGCGTTCTGGTTGAAGTGCGCTGGCTCCAGCGCCTGGCCGCTCACCCAGGCATCAGCGAAGTGCCGGCGTTCTCCGCCGAAGCCAACGCTGTGCTGAACACCTTGGCGGAAAACTTCGCTCTGGAGCACGCCGAGCGTGTCAAAGAGATCGAGCGCACCACCAACCACGACGTCAAAGCCATTGAGTACCTGCTCAAAGAGCAAGCGGCCAAGTTGCCGGAACTGGCCAAGGTCAGCGAATTCATCCACTTTGCCTGCACCAGCGAGGACATCAACAACCTGTCCCACGCCCTGATGCTGCGCGAAGGCCGTGATGACGTGATGCTGCCGCTGATGCGCCAGACTGCCGAAGCCATCCGCGAACTGGCGATCCGTTTTGCTGACGTGCCAATGCTGTCGCGCACCCACGGTCAACCGGCCTCGCCGACCACCCTGGGCAAAGAGCTGGCGAACGTGGTTTACCGCCTGGAGCGTCAAATCGCTCAAGTCGCGGCCGTTCCGCTGCTGGGCAAGATCAACGGCGCTGTCGGCAACTACAACGCTCACCTGTCGGCCTACCCGGAGATCGACTGGGAAGAGAACGCCCGCGCCTTCATCGAAGACGAGCTGGGCCTGGGATTCAACCCGTACACCACGCAGATCGAACCGCACGACTACATTGCCGAGCTGTTCGACGCGATCGCGCGCTTCAACACCATCCTGATCGACTTCGACCGCGACATCTGGGGCTACATCTCCCTGGGTTATTTCAAGCAGCGCACCATCGCTGGCGAAATCGGTTCGTCGACCATGCCGCACAAGGTCAACCCGATCGACTTCGAAAACTCCGAAGGCAACCTGGGCATCGCCAACGCACTGTTCCAGCACCTGGCGAGCAAGCTGCCGATCTCCCGCTGGCAGCGCGACCTGACCGACTCCACCGTACTGCGCAACCTCGGTGTCGGCTTCGCCCACAGCGTGATCGCGTACGAAGCCAGCCTCAAGGGCATCAGCAAGCTCGAGCTCAACGCTCAGAAGATTGCTGCCGACCTGGACGCGTGCTGGGAAGTATTGGCCGAGCCAATCCAGACCGTGATGCGTCGCTACAACATCGAAAACCCGTACGAAAAGCTGAAAGAGTTGACCCGTGGCAAGGGCATCAGCCCTGAAGCACTGCAAACTTTCATCGACGGCCTGGACATGCCAGCCGCCGCCAAGGCCGAGCTGAAATTGCTCACCCCGGCGAACTACATCGGCAACGCTGTAGAGCAAGCCAAACGCATCTGA
- the clpS gene encoding ATP-dependent Clp protease adapter ClpS, giving the protein MHAISQIRLTFNQDRPALQKDHPGTHDDDSAGIAVQEAKPALQAPPMYKVVLFNDDYTPMDFVVEVLEVFFNLNRELATKVMLAVHTEGRAVCGVFTRDIAETKAMQVNQYARESQHPLLCEIEKDG; this is encoded by the coding sequence ATGCATGCAATCAGCCAGATTCGACTAACATTCAATCAGGATCGCCCGGCTCTCCAAAAAGATCACCCGGGGACTCACGACGACGATTCCGCAGGCATTGCTGTTCAGGAGGCAAAGCCTGCTTTACAGGCGCCGCCGATGTACAAGGTGGTTTTGTTCAATGATGACTACACACCGATGGATTTCGTCGTCGAAGTGCTCGAGGTGTTTTTTAACCTGAATCGGGAGCTGGCGACCAAGGTCATGCTGGCCGTCCACACAGAAGGACGGGCAGTATGTGGAGTGTTTACCCGCGACATCGCCGAGACTAAGGCCATGCAGGTCAACCAGTACGCCAGGGAAAGCCAGCATCCGCTACTCTGTGAAATCGAGAAGGACGGTTAA
- a CDS encoding cold shock domain-containing protein, which produces MSVGKVKWFNNAKGFGFINTDAREGRDEDGHLIDFFAHYSAIEMNGYKTLKAGQAVSFEIVQGPKGLHAVKIMSVTTENEQAAPALQQETVSS; this is translated from the coding sequence ATGTCAGTCGGCAAGGTGAAATGGTTCAACAATGCCAAGGGGTTCGGTTTCATTAACACCGATGCCAGAGAAGGTCGTGACGAAGACGGTCATCTTATTGATTTCTTTGCCCACTACTCGGCCATTGAGATGAACGGGTACAAGACGCTCAAGGCTGGGCAAGCTGTAAGTTTCGAGATTGTCCAGGGCCCCAAAGGGTTGCATGCCGTGAAGATTATGTCCGTCACGACCGAGAACGAGCAGGCCGCCCCTGCCCTCCAGCAAGAAACTGTATCGAGTTAA
- the mnmA gene encoding tRNA 2-thiouridine(34) synthase MnmA, translating into MRDPAPSDTQKKRVIVGMSGGVDSSVSALLLIEQGYEVEGLFMKNWEEDDGTEYCTAMDDLADAQAVCDKIGIKLHTANFAAEYWDNVFEHFLAEYKAGRTPNPDILCNREIKFKAFLDYAMMLGADLIATGHYVRRRDIDGRTELLKGLDPNKDQSYFLHAVGGEQIAKTLFPVGELEKPEVRAIAEKHELATAKKKDSTGICFIGERRFSDFLKQYLPAQPGEIKTTEGEVIGRHHGLMYHTIGQRQGLGIGGLKDASDEPWYVLIKDLEHNELIVGQGNDHPYLFSRALLASDIYWVNPIDLSEPRRLTAKVRYRQSDQPCTLEKTATGYRATFDDPQRAVTPGQSVVFYDGEICLGGGVIEIAEPWTSKDTPQGEQQ; encoded by the coding sequence ATGCGTGATCCAGCCCCTTCTGACACACAAAAGAAGCGCGTCATTGTCGGCATGTCCGGCGGCGTGGACTCTTCCGTTTCCGCTCTCCTGCTGATCGAGCAGGGTTATGAGGTGGAAGGCCTGTTCATGAAGAACTGGGAAGAAGACGATGGAACGGAATACTGCACCGCCATGGATGACCTGGCGGACGCTCAGGCCGTGTGCGACAAGATTGGCATCAAGCTGCACACCGCCAACTTCGCCGCCGAGTACTGGGACAACGTGTTCGAGCACTTCCTGGCCGAATACAAGGCCGGCCGCACGCCGAACCCGGACATCCTGTGCAACCGCGAGATCAAGTTCAAGGCGTTCCTCGACTACGCCATGATGCTCGGTGCCGACCTGATCGCCACCGGTCACTACGTGCGACGCCGCGATATCGATGGCCGTACCGAGCTGCTCAAGGGCCTGGACCCGAACAAGGACCAGAGCTACTTCCTGCACGCCGTGGGCGGCGAACAGATCGCCAAGACCCTGTTCCCGGTCGGCGAGCTGGAAAAACCCGAAGTGCGCGCGATTGCCGAGAAGCACGAACTCGCCACCGCGAAGAAAAAGGATTCCACCGGGATCTGCTTTATCGGCGAACGTCGCTTCAGCGATTTCCTCAAGCAATACCTGCCGGCCCAGCCGGGCGAGATCAAGACCACCGAAGGTGAAGTTATCGGCCGTCACCACGGCTTGATGTACCACACCATCGGCCAGCGTCAGGGCTTGGGCATTGGCGGTTTGAAAGACGCCAGTGACGAGCCGTGGTACGTGCTGATCAAAGACCTGGAGCACAACGAGCTGATCGTCGGCCAAGGCAATGATCACCCGTACTTGTTCTCCCGCGCCCTGCTCGCCTCGGACATCTATTGGGTCAACCCGATCGACCTGAGCGAACCGCGCCGCTTGACCGCCAAAGTCCGCTATCGCCAAAGCGACCAGCCGTGCACGCTGGAAAAAACCGCCACCGGCTACCGCGCGACCTTCGATGACCCGCAACGCGCGGTCACCCCAGGCCAGTCCGTGGTGTTCTACGACGGTGAAATCTGCCTCGGCGGCGGCGTGATCGAAATCGCGGAGCCGTGGACCAGCAAAGACACTCCTCAAGGCGAGCAGCAATGA
- the clpA gene encoding ATP-dependent Clp protease ATP-binding subunit ClpA produces MLNRELEVTLNLAFKEARSKRHEFMTVEHLLLALLDNEAAATVLRACGANLDKLKHDLQEFIDSTTPLIPVHDEDRETQPTLGFQRVLQRAVFHVQSSGKREVTGANVLVAIFSEQESQAVFLLKQQSVARIDVVNYIAHGISKVPGHGDHSEGEQDMQDDEGGESSSSGNPLDAYASNLNELARQGRIDPLVGRELEVERVAQILARRRKNNPLLVGEAGVGKTAIAEGLAKRIVDNQVPDLLANSVVYSLDLGALLAGTKYRGDFEKRFKALLNELKKRPQAILFIDEIHTIIGAGAASGGVMDASNLLKPLLSSGDIRCIGSTTFQEFRGIFEKDRALARRFQKVDVSEPSVEDTIGILRGLKGRFEAHHNIEYSDEALRAAAELASRYINDRHMPDKAIDVIDEAGAYQRLQPIEKRVKRIEVPQVEDIVAKIARIPPKHVTSSDKELLRNLERDLKLTVFGQDAAIDSLSTAIKLSRAGLKSPDKPVGSFLFAGPTGVGKTEAARQLAKALGIELVRFDMSEYMERHTVSRLIGAPPGYVGFDQGGLLTEAITKQPHCVLLLDEIEKAHPEVFNLLLQVMDHGTLTDNNGRKADFRNVIVIMTTNAGAETAARASIGFTHQDHSSDAMEVIKKSFTPEFRNRLDTIIQFGRLSHEVIKSVVDKFLTELQAQLEDKRVQLEVTDAARSWLAAGGYDSAMGARPMARLIQDKIKRPLAEEILFGELADHGGVVHIDLKDGELTFDFETTAEMA; encoded by the coding sequence ATGTTAAACCGCGAGCTCGAAGTCACCCTCAATCTTGCCTTCAAGGAGGCACGTTCGAAGCGTCATGAATTCATGACCGTCGAACACCTCCTGCTGGCCCTATTGGACAATGAGGCTGCCGCCACCGTTTTGCGTGCCTGCGGCGCAAACCTCGACAAACTCAAGCACGATCTGCAGGAGTTCATCGACTCCACCACGCCATTGATCCCCGTTCATGACGAGGATCGTGAGACCCAGCCAACCCTGGGCTTCCAGCGTGTTCTGCAACGTGCTGTCTTTCACGTACAGAGCTCGGGCAAACGCGAAGTGACTGGCGCAAACGTACTGGTCGCGATCTTCAGTGAGCAAGAGAGTCAGGCAGTGTTCCTGCTGAAACAGCAGAGCGTTGCGCGCATCGATGTCGTCAACTACATCGCACACGGCATTTCCAAAGTGCCGGGGCATGGCGATCACTCTGAAGGTGAGCAAGATATGCAGGACGACGAGGGCGGTGAGTCTTCTTCTTCAGGCAATCCTCTGGATGCTTATGCCAGCAACCTCAACGAACTCGCGCGCCAGGGTCGAATCGATCCATTGGTAGGCCGCGAGCTGGAAGTCGAGCGCGTCGCGCAGATCCTGGCGCGTCGTCGCAAAAACAATCCGCTGCTGGTGGGCGAGGCGGGCGTGGGTAAAACCGCGATTGCCGAAGGCCTGGCCAAACGCATTGTCGACAACCAGGTGCCAGACCTGCTGGCCAACAGCGTGGTGTATTCCCTCGATCTGGGGGCCTTGCTGGCCGGCACCAAATACCGCGGCGATTTCGAGAAGCGCTTCAAGGCGTTGCTCAATGAGCTGAAAAAACGTCCTCAGGCGATCCTGTTCATCGACGAAATCCACACCATCATTGGTGCGGGTGCCGCGTCCGGTGGGGTCATGGATGCCTCGAACCTGCTCAAGCCGCTGCTGTCGTCGGGTGATATCCGTTGCATCGGCTCGACCACGTTCCAGGAATTCCGCGGGATCTTCGAGAAGGACCGTGCGTTGGCCCGGCGCTTCCAGAAGGTCGACGTGTCGGAACCTTCGGTGGAAGACACCATTGGTATCCTGCGCGGCCTGAAAGGTCGTTTCGAAGCGCATCACAACATCGAATACAGCGATGAAGCGTTGCGTGCGGCGGCGGAACTGGCCTCACGCTATATCAATGACCGGCACATGCCGGACAAGGCCATCGACGTCATCGACGAGGCGGGCGCCTACCAGCGCCTGCAGCCAATCGAGAAACGAGTGAAGCGCATCGAAGTGCCTCAGGTCGAGGACATCGTCGCGAAAATCGCGCGGATTCCGCCTAAGCACGTCACCAGCTCCGACAAAGAGCTGCTGCGTAACCTTGAGCGTGACCTGAAGCTGACCGTATTTGGCCAGGATGCCGCAATCGACTCACTGTCGACCGCGATCAAACTGTCCCGTGCCGGCCTCAAGTCGCCTGACAAGCCTGTCGGTTCGTTCCTGTTCGCAGGGCCTACCGGTGTCGGTAAAACCGAAGCGGCGCGTCAGTTGGCCAAGGCATTGGGCATCGAGTTGGTTCGCTTCGACATGTCCGAGTACATGGAACGCCACACCGTATCGCGTCTGATCGGTGCGCCTCCAGGCTATGTCGGGTTCGATCAGGGCGGTCTGTTGACTGAAGCCATCACCAAGCAGCCTCACTGTGTGCTGTTGCTCGATGAGATCGAGAAGGCGCATCCGGAAGTCTTCAACCTGCTGCTGCAGGTCATGGATCACGGTACGCTGACCGATAACAACGGGCGCAAGGCGGACTTCCGTAACGTGATCGTCATCATGACGACCAACGCCGGTGCCGAAACCGCGGCTCGCGCTTCGATCGGTTTCACCCATCAGGACCACTCGTCCGATGCGATGGAAGTGATCAAGAAGAGCTTCACGCCAGAGTTCCGTAACCGTCTGGACACCATTATCCAGTTTGGTCGCCTCAGCCATGAGGTCATCAAAAGCGTGGTGGACAAGTTCCTTACCGAGCTTCAGGCGCAGCTGGAAGACAAGCGCGTACAGCTGGAAGTGACGGACGCGGCGCGCAGCTGGCTGGCAGCGGGTGGCTACGACTCGGCAATGGGTGCTCGACCAATGGCGCGTTTGATTCAGGACAAGATCAAGCGTCCACTGGCGGAAGAGATCCTCTTTGGCGAACTGGCCGACCATGGTGGTGTGGTTCACATCGATCTCAAGGACGGCGAGCTGACCTTCGACTTCGAGACCACGGCTGAAATGGCCTGA
- the icd gene encoding NADP-dependent isocitrate dehydrogenase — MGYKKIQVPAVGDKITVNADHSLNVPNNPIIPFIEGDGIGVDISPVMIKVVDAAVKKAYGGERKISWMEVYAGEKATQVYDQDTWLPQETLDAVKDYVVSIKGPLTTPVGGGIRSLNVALRQQLDLYVCLRPVRWFEGVPSPVKKPGDVDMTIFRENSEDIYAGIEWKAGSPEATKVIKFLKDEMGVTKIRFDENCGIGIKPVSLQGTKRLARKALQYVVDNDRDSLTIVHKGNIMKFTEGAFKEWAYEVAAEEFGATLLDGGPWMQFKNPKTGKNVIVKDAIADAMLQQILLRPAEYDVIATLNLNGDYLSDALAAEVGGIGIAPGANLSDTIAMFEATHGTAPKYAGKDQVNPGSLILSAEMMLRHMGWTEAADLIIKGTNGAISAKTVTYDFERLMEGAKLLSSSAFGDALISHM, encoded by the coding sequence ATGGGATACAAGAAGATTCAGGTTCCAGCAGTCGGCGACAAAATCACCGTCAACGCAGACCATTCTCTCAATGTTCCTAACAACCCGATCATCCCCTTCATCGAAGGCGATGGTATTGGCGTTGATATCAGCCCGGTAATGATCAAGGTTGTCGATGCTGCTGTTAAGAAGGCTTACGGCGGCGAGCGCAAAATTTCCTGGATGGAAGTCTACGCCGGGGAGAAAGCGACTCAGGTTTACGATCAGGACACCTGGCTGCCCCAGGAAACCCTGGACGCAGTCAAAGATTACGTGGTTTCCATCAAGGGCCCTCTGACCACCCCGGTCGGTGGCGGCATCCGTTCCCTGAACGTGGCCCTGCGTCAGCAACTCGACCTTTATGTCTGCCTGCGCCCAGTGCGCTGGTTCGAAGGCGTGCCTAGCCCGGTCAAGAAGCCAGGCGACGTCGACATGACGATCTTCCGTGAGAACTCGGAAGACATCTACGCCGGTATCGAGTGGAAAGCCGGTTCGCCGGAAGCGACCAAAGTCATCAAGTTCCTTAAAGATGAAATGGGCGTCACCAAGATCCGTTTCGACGAAAACTGCGGTATCGGCATCAAGCCGGTCTCGCTGCAAGGCACCAAGCGTCTGGCACGCAAGGCCCTGCAGTATGTGGTCGACAATGACCGCGACTCGCTGACCATCGTGCACAAAGGCAACATCATGAAGTTCACCGAAGGTGCCTTCAAGGAATGGGCCTACGAAGTGGCGGCTGAAGAGTTCGGCGCGACCCTGCTCGATGGCGGTCCGTGGATGCAGTTCAAAAACCCGAAAACCGGCAAGAACGTCATCGTCAAGGATGCCATCGCCGACGCCATGCTCCAGCAGATCCTGCTGCGTCCGGCCGAATACGATGTGATCGCGACCCTGAACCTGAACGGCGACTACCTCTCCGACGCCCTGGCGGCGGAAGTGGGCGGTATCGGTATCGCACCGGGCGCCAACCTGTCTGACACCATTGCGATGTTCGAAGCGACCCACGGTACTGCGCCGAAGTACGCTGGCAAGGACCAGGTCAACCCGGGTTCCCTGATCCTGTCCGCAGAGATGATGCTGCGTCACATGGGCTGGACCGAAGCGGCTGATCTGATCATCAAGGGCACCAACGGCGCGATCTCTGCCAAGACCGTGACCTATGACTTCGAACGACTGATGGAAGGCGCGAAACTGCTGTCTTCGTCCGCGTTTGGTGATGCGCTGATTTCGCACATGTAA
- a CDS encoding NUDIX hydrolase produces the protein MDWLPHITVATIVEDNGRFLMVEESKHGRTVLNQPAGHLDPDETLIEAAVRETLEETGWDVEPTGVVGIYLYTAPSNGVTYQRVCFTAKPLKHHPDYQLDDGIVGAKWLTRDELLAQRANWRSELIIRCIDDYLDGQHFGLELIRPSL, from the coding sequence ATGGATTGGCTACCCCACATCACCGTCGCCACCATCGTCGAAGACAACGGCCGCTTCCTGATGGTCGAAGAATCCAAGCACGGACGAACGGTGCTCAACCAGCCCGCCGGCCACCTCGACCCGGACGAAACCCTGATCGAAGCCGCCGTGCGCGAAACCCTCGAGGAAACCGGCTGGGACGTCGAGCCGACTGGCGTAGTGGGCATTTACCTCTACACCGCTCCGAGCAACGGCGTGACTTATCAGCGGGTCTGCTTCACCGCAAAACCGCTCAAACATCACCCCGACTATCAGCTGGACGACGGAATCGTCGGTGCAAAATGGCTGACGCGTGACGAACTGCTGGCACAGCGCGCAAACTGGCGCAGTGAGCTGATCATCCGCTGTATCGATGATTATCTGGACGGCCAACACTTCGGTCTCGAACTGATCCGCCCTTCTCTTTAG
- a CDS encoding NADP-dependent isocitrate dehydrogenase translates to MPTRSKIIYTFTDEAPALATYSLLPIVEAFTASADIAVETRDISLAGRILASFPEQLGDKAVADHLAELGDLAVTPEANIIKLPNISASVPQLQAAIKELQAQGFALPDYPETVTSDADKLAKSRYDKIKGSAVNPVLREGNSDRRAPLSVKNYARKHPHKMGAWAKDSKSHVAHMSTGDFYGSEKAALIDAADAVKIELIAQDGTTTVLKEKTTVQAGEILDCAVLSKKALRSFIAAEIEDAKAKGVLLSAHLKATMMKVSDPIMFGQIVAEFYKDALAKHADVLAQIGFNLNNGIGDLYARIKALPAEQQAQIEADIQAVYAVRPSLAMVNSDKGITNLHVPSDVIVDASMPAMIRDSGKMWGTDGQLHDTKAVIPDRCYATIYQAVIEDCKLHGAFDPTTMGSVPNVGLMAKKAEEYGSHDKTFQIKADGVVRVTDSKGGLLLEQPVEAGDIFRMCQTKDAPIQDWVKLAVNRARASATPAIFWLDPMRAHDGVVIEKVQAYLKDHDTSGLDIRIMSPVDAMKFTLDRTREGKDTISVTGNVLRDYLTDLFPIMELGTSAKMLSIVPLMNGGGLFETGAGGSAPKHVQQLLEENFLRWDSLGEFLALAASLEHLGVTYNNPKALVLAKTLDQATGQFLDNNKSPSRKVGNIDNRGSHFYLALYWAQALAAQTEDTALQAQFGELAKTLTENEATIVAELNAVQGKPVDIGGYYHANAELISKAMRPSNTFNAAIAALV, encoded by the coding sequence ATGCCCACCCGCTCGAAGATCATCTATACCTTCACCGACGAAGCTCCCGCCCTCGCCACCTATTCACTGTTGCCTATCGTAGAGGCCTTCACCGCCTCCGCTGATATCGCCGTGGAAACCCGCGATATCTCTCTTGCAGGGCGCATCCTGGCCAGCTTCCCCGAGCAACTGGGTGACAAAGCCGTAGCCGACCACCTCGCCGAACTGGGCGACCTGGCCGTTACGCCTGAAGCCAACATCATCAAGCTGCCGAACATCAGCGCCTCGGTTCCGCAACTGCAAGCCGCGATCAAGGAACTGCAAGCCCAGGGCTTCGCACTGCCTGACTACCCGGAAACCGTGACCAGCGACGCCGACAAGCTCGCCAAGTCGCGTTACGACAAGATCAAGGGCAGCGCCGTGAACCCGGTTCTGCGCGAAGGCAACTCCGATCGTCGTGCACCGCTGTCGGTCAAGAACTACGCGCGCAAGCACCCGCACAAAATGGGCGCATGGGCCAAAGACTCCAAGTCCCACGTCGCGCACATGAGCACCGGCGATTTCTACGGTAGCGAAAAAGCTGCCCTGATCGACGCCGCTGATGCCGTCAAAATCGAACTGATCGCTCAAGACGGCACCACCACCGTCCTGAAAGAAAAAACCACCGTGCAAGCCGGTGAGATCCTCGATTGTGCCGTTCTGAGCAAAAAAGCGCTGCGCAGCTTCATCGCAGCCGAGATCGAAGACGCCAAAGCCAAAGGCGTGCTGCTGTCGGCTCACCTGAAAGCCACCATGATGAAGGTCTCCGACCCAATCATGTTCGGCCAGATCGTTGCCGAGTTCTATAAAGACGCACTGGCCAAGCACGCTGACGTGCTGGCGCAGATCGGCTTCAACCTGAACAACGGCATCGGCGACCTGTACGCTCGTATCAAGGCTTTGCCTGCCGAGCAACAAGCGCAGATCGAAGCGGACATCCAGGCGGTCTACGCCGTTCGTCCGTCGTTGGCCATGGTCAACTCCGACAAAGGCATCACCAACTTGCACGTGCCGAGCGACGTGATCGTCGACGCCTCGATGCCAGCGATGATCCGTGACTCCGGCAAAATGTGGGGCACCGACGGCCAACTGCACGACACCAAGGCTGTGATCCCGGATCGCTGCTACGCCACCATCTACCAGGCGGTAATCGAAGACTGCAAGCTGCACGGCGCTTTCGATCCAACCACCATGGGCAGCGTGCCAAACGTTGGTCTGATGGCGAAAAAAGCCGAAGAGTACGGCTCGCACGACAAGACTTTCCAGATCAAGGCCGACGGTGTTGTCCGCGTGACCGACAGCAAAGGTGGCCTGCTGCTGGAGCAACCGGTTGAAGCCGGCGACATCTTCCGCATGTGCCAGACCAAAGACGCGCCGATCCAGGACTGGGTCAAACTGGCCGTCAACCGTGCTCGCGCAAGCGCCACTCCAGCGATCTTCTGGCTGGACCCGATGCGCGCCCACGACGGTGTAGTGATCGAGAAAGTTCAGGCCTACCTGAAGGATCACGACACCTCGGGCCTGGACATCCGCATCATGTCGCCAGTCGACGCGATGAAGTTCACCCTGGACCGCACTCGCGAAGGCAAGGACACCATCTCGGTGACCGGCAACGTATTGCGCGACTACCTGACTGACCTGTTCCCGATCATGGAACTGGGCACCAGCGCCAAGATGCTGTCGATCGTTCCGCTGATGAACGGCGGTGGCCTGTTCGAAACCGGCGCCGGCGGTTCGGCACCGAAGCACGTTCAGCAGCTGCTGGAAGAGAACTTCCTGCGCTGGGATTCCCTGGGTGAGTTCCTGGCCCTGGCCGCTTCCCTTGAGCACCTGGGTGTTACCTACAACAACCCTAAAGCGCTGGTGCTGGCCAAGACCCTGGACCAGGCCACCGGCCAGTTCCTGGACAACAACAAGTCGCCATCGCGCAAAGTCGGCAACATCGACAACCGCGGCAGCCACTTCTACCTGGCGCTGTACTGGGCACAAGCCCTGGCCGCCCAAACCGAAGACACTGCACTGCAAGCGCAGTTCGGCGAATTGGCCAAGACCCTGACCGAGAACGAAGCAACCATCGTTGCCGAGCTCAACGCCGTCCAGGGCAAGCCAGTGGACATCGGCGGTTACTACCACGCCAATGCCGAGCTGATCAGCAAGGCCATGCGTCCGAGCAACACTTTCAACGCCGCGATCGCTGCGCTGGTTTAA